The DNA region GATGTTTACTTCTTTGAAAAAGAACATCAGGCTCAGCAACATGAAAAAGGCCACGCCATGAGATTGAACAATTCTCCAAAGTTCGTCTGCAAAACGCTTTTTGCGCTTGGGCGTATATAGAGAGGACATCATGCCAACGACGATCGCAAGAACTCCGTAAACCAGACTCCATAACATGTATTTCTCTATAGGCAAGGGGCTCTGGTGTGTTAACAGATCACTTTCAAATTTCAGCCACCAGGCCAGCAGGAACGAAAGCTGGATCACGCCAAAGTCAGCCGCAATATACAGTTGGGTTAAAAATCGCTGATTACGCCGAATCATGGGTTCACCTCGGAAGATACTTCATTCTCCGCTCTCATGCGGGTTACAGTCTGCCCTGGGCGGACAGGAGGAGACAGCTTGCTGCGCAGCAGGGACAACGTAAACTTGAGCGAGATGCCCATCCACACGGCTGCATTCGTGAAAGGATTGTATTTCTTGGCGTAGTGCTTGCGGTGGAACACCCACATCGCTCTATGAAACTCATACGTAATTTTCAAAGGTTTGCGTCGGGCACTGCCACCCTTGTAGTGCACAATATATGTACGCGGATAATAAAAAATGCCCCAACCCGCCTCTTTGATGCGATAACACCAGTCGATATCTTCTCCGTACATAAAAAACGTCTCATCGAACCCACCCACCTGCTCAATCGTCTCACGACGTACCAGCATGAACGCACCAACAAGACAGTCTACCGGATATTCATCATCCGGGCTGAGATGTCCCAATTGGTACTGATTGAACTTCGGCCGATCCGGAAAGAGTCGAGAAACACCGAATGCGTAATAAAAGGATGCCGATGGCGTAGGAAATCCACGCTTGCATGCTTTATCCAGTGAGCCATCCGGGAGAATGACTTTACAGCCGGAGGCACCCATTTCGGGATGACGATCCATGAAGGAGATCATGGTGTGAAGCGTATCCGGCTGGATAACGGTATCGGAATTAAGGAGGAGAATGTAACGCCCGTTGGCAATGTTCATTCCTTGATTGTTGGCTACGGCAAAGCCTGTATTGCCATGATTTGCAATTAATCGAACTTCTGGGTATGCCTCTCGGATCGCTTCCACAGAGCCATCATGAGATGCGTTGTCCACAACGATGATTTCGTAGCTGTATGACGTAATGGAGGCATAGACAGATTCCAGGCAATCCAGTGTCAGCTGACGGGTATTATAGTTAACGATGATGATGCTCGCGTCGACCATTTGAGATGCTTCTGTTGATTGTAAACCGTCCGTCTGGGCGGCTTCTGATACTTGGGTCATTTGTAAAACTCCTGACTTGTAGTGCTTTATATAATAAATCGATCTTGAATTAATAAAATAGATTATGATGATAAACCTATCATGGCTATTACCCACTTAACGTGAGTATAGCATATTTTGGATGGAGGAAGCAGACCGCAATGCATGCATTTTTTAGAGTTTGCCTGCAATAATAACAAATTTCAGAACAATATTATCCAGAAAAGACTGTCTATAAAAAGGTGTCTTAAACGCATACCACGCTCTATCAAAAACACCTTTTTCTAAGCAATGAAGCAAGTCTCTTATTTCTTCCATTTGTGTATGGGTTAGGAATTCTTCGTACATAGCAAGAAATAGTCTAGCCTGTTTACTTAAAATATAATGGTTGTTCCCGTTCACAAATCGATTTACACGCTTGCGCCATTTCTGAATCCATCCATCACGCCCCCCACCAAGTACATTACCTTGATGCTGCCGATACTGTATACCTGGTATTCCATCAAAGATTACTTCACCGAAAGTAGAGGCATACAGAAAAATCCACCAATCGTGCATAATCACCTGATTTACTTCGGACGGTAGACTGGCTCTGACTTGGTTAAACGTAATGCTATTCATAACCATCGTGCACCCGACACACGAATTTTCCACTAATGCATTGTGTAGCTCAAGTCGCTTCTGAGGAACCTTAGGCCACACACCAATAGCGGTTAAGTGCTGATCTACCATCTGAGTTGAAGAACAATAGAGCAATGGAATTTCCGTACTTCTGTTCTGAAGCAATGTAACCGCTCGAATGAGCTTATCTTGTTCCCACACATCATCCTGATCACAAAAAGCATAATAGTCAAACGTAGGTGGTGAAGACCGCATTAATTCAAAGAAACTGCGAATAACGCCCAGATTCTGCTCTGAGCGAAAATAAATCCGGTCCGGATATGCTTCTACGTATGGCCTCAACTTCTCTATTGTACCGTCTGTAGAGCCATCGTCTCTTATATAGATTTGAGTCTCCACATTTACTTGGGCCATCAAGCTGTCCATCTGTTCATTGATATAGCGCTCACCATTGTAGGTGGACATCATAATTAATACCTTGGGTTGTTTCACATCGCACCTCATTGTTAAATAGCGTTAAGTCATTCTCTAATAGAGATTTTCTCTATTATAAACGAAATCTCCCGCTCATAAGTTACTGGGCGGGAGATTTAAATGACTCAATTTTGCTCTATGTGTATTTCTTTCAAAAAATCACGCAATCCTTCACGCCAAGGTCTAAGGTCTTTTAAACCATTGGTACGGATTGACAAATGGTCCATCACCGAGTTTCGTGGGCGCGGGGCAGGACGGGGAAACTGATCTGTATTACAGGGCTCAAGCTCAGCCTGGATATCAATATCCGGGATTCTCTTCGCCTCTTCAAAGATCGCTTGAGTGAATTCATACCATGTACATGCCCCATTGTTGGAAGCGTGGTAGACACCGTATTTTTCAGTACTCATTAATTCAATCAGAAAATGGGCCAAATCAACCGTATACGTTGGTGAACCCTTCTGGTCATGTACCACTTGAAGCTTGGGTTTCTCCTGACCAAGTTTCAACATGGTTTTCACAAAATTATTTCCGTAAACGCCATACACCCACGAAGTGCGGACAATAAACCATCGGGAAGATAACGATTGTACCAGCACCTCTCCGGCGCGCTTGGATTTGCCATAGATACTTTGCGGATTGGTGTTATCATATTCCTGGTAAGGTACTTCGGAGGTACCGTCGAATACATAATCCGTACTGATATAGATGAGCTTGGCTCCAATCTGCTCAGCAGCTACTGCAATATTTCGGGTTCCTGTGGCATTGACTTGATATGCTCCGTCTACATCCGTCTCGGCGGCATCCACCGCGGTATAAGCCGCACAATGGATGACCACCTCTGGATGATATGTCGATATAACATTGTTGCATTCAAGCTGATCCGTAATGTCCAATTCATCCCGAGCACAAGCCAGAACGGAATGCCCCTCTTTTTCCAAAAGAAGCACCACATCGCGTCCCAGCTGGCCGTTGGCTCCAGTCACAAGCACCTTCATGCCTTGGCGTCTCCCAAACGAGAACCGTATTGCTTCTCATAGTAATCCTGATAGGCGCCAGATTGGATACGCGTCCACCATTCTTTGTTATCAAGATACCACTGGATGGTTTCCTTGATTCCCGTCTCAAAGTTATGCTTTGGCTTCCAGCCGAGTTCGGTCATCGTTTTGGTTGGATCGATACCATACCTGCGATCATGTCCAGGACGGTCCTGTACGTATTGGATCAGAGATTCGGGTTTACCAAGTTGCTCCAAGATTGTTTGGACAATGTGTACGTTCGTTCGTTCGTTATTGCCACCAATATTGTACACCTCGCCATTGCGTCCATGGTGAATGACCAGATCAATGGCACTGCAATGATCCTCTACATATAGCCAATCCCGAATGTTCAGTCCATCTCCGTATACAGGCAGAGCTTCATCATTCAACGCACGTGAGATCATGAGTGGAATAAGTTTCTCCGGGAACTGGAATGGTCCGTAGTTGTTGGAACAGCGCGTAATATTTACAGGAAGACCAAAGGTCTCGTGATAAGCACGTACCAATAAATCTCCTCCAGCTTTGGAGGCAGAGTATGGGCTATTGGGCTGAAGTGGCGTCTCTTCCGTAAACAACCCTGTAGGTCCGAGAGAACCGTAAACCTCATCGGTTGAAACTTGGACAAACTTGGTGATGTTGTGTTTTTTGGCAGCATCCAGTAATACCTGAGTACCATTGACGTTCGTTCTCACAAACACATCCGGTTCCAGGATACTGCGATCCACATGAGATTCGGCAGCAAAGTTAACCACCACATCCACGCCCTGACCGATTAGGCGGTCCATCTCCTTCGCATCAGTGATATCTGCTTTGACGAATGTATGCCGCTTGTTGCCTTCAAGTGATTTCAAGTTCTCCAGATTGCCCGCATATGTGAGTGCATCTACGTTGATAATCTCATAGTCTGGGTACTGCTCAAGCATATATATGACAAAGTTACTTCCAATAAATCCGGCGCCGCCGGTAACGAGTAATTTCATATGGTTGAAACCTCCTAATTACTTCACTTCGAAATCGAAGTTAATATCCGCATCTTGAAGCAAAGGATGCTTTTGGTCCTTCTCTGACAAAATCGGATTAGACGTAGGCCAATCAATTCCAAGTGCCGGGTCACTCCATAATATGCCTCGATCGTTCTCCGGGGAATAGTATTCATCTACTTTGTACAAGACTTGGGTATTCGGGACCAACGTACAGAAGCCGTGGGCGAATCCTTTAGGTACCAGCAGCTGACGGTGATTGTGCTCACTTAGGATGAAGCCCTCCCATTCACCAAAGGTCGGCGATCCTTTACGGATGTCTACGATGACATCATAGATTGCACCTGTTAATACGCGAATCAGCTTTGTCTGCGCTTTAGGATTGAGTTGGTAGTGTAATCCACGGAGCACTCCAGGTTCTGCGGATAGAGATTGATTATCTTGTATGAATTGATAGTTGAGTCCATATTGCTTCATAAGCTGATCGTTGTAGCTTTCCATAAAAAAGCCACGGTGATCCCCATGAACTATCGGCTCAATTAAATAGGCGTCTATAAACTTTGAAGGAGTAATTTTCAAATGGACCTACCATCCTTTCTACTCTACAACTTTAACTTTCCAAACCCCTCACCAAAAATAACATTCTGTGCCAGTTCATTGGCACGAGCCAGAGATGCATGTGTACCTGCATCTGTCCACCAGCCTTCAAGAATATCAAACGTAAGGGTCCCGTTAGCAATATATGCATTATTGACGTCTGTGATTTCCAGTTCGCCCCGGTTAGATGGTTTAAGTGTTTTAACAATGTCAAACACCTTATGGTCAAACATATAAATGCCTGTAACGGCAAAATCACTCTTTGGTTCTTTCGGCTTCTCTTCAATGGAAACAATGCGGTCTCCTTGCAGCTCCGCTACGCCAAAACGATGAGGGTCATGAACTTTTTGTAACAATAGCTTCGCCCCTATTGATTGCTTACGGAAATTATCGACGAAAGGAGCAATGTCATCCTCAAATACATTGTCGCCGAGGATCACAACCATCTGGTCATCGCCTACAAAATGCTCAGCTAGATCAAGCGCCTGCGCGATTCCACCAGCTTCATCCTGCACCTTGTATGTAAAGGTTACGCCCATTTCACGTCCACTGCCGAGAAGGTTAACTACGTCGCCCATATGGTCTTTACCGGTAACAATGAGAATATCGTTAATTCCGGCATGTTTCAGCTTGTGAACAGAGTAAAAAATCATTGGATATTTACCGACCGGCAGTAAGTGTTTGTTGGTAACTTTGGTAAGAGGGTACAGACGAGTGCCTGTACCACCCGCTAAGATAATACCTTTCATCAAAAATCCCCCCGATTTTCTGTTAGTTATAACATTCATTTAACAGAAATACTCTGATAATAGTTGATTGTTTCTTTCAACCCTTGATATAAAGTATACTGACTAGTCCAGCCAAGAATGGAATGAGCCTGTTGATTGCTCAATGAGCTGTATTTAATATCGCCTACACGCTCCCCCATATATTTGGAAGAAGCGTCAATTCCCAGTATGTTACACATCGTTTCAAATAATTCTTTCACCGAAATTTCTGTTTGTGTACTGATATTAGTAATGCAATTCTCCCCTCTGGTAAGAGCCGCGATATTGGCGTTCACGATATCTTTGACATAAATGAAATCGCGAGTTTGATCGCCATCACCGTGAATTTGAATCTCCTTGCCGGAAAGAAGGTTATCCAAAAAAATCGAAATTACACCGCCTTCACCTTTAGGATCCTGTCGTTCGCCGTAAGCGTTGCTGTAACGCAAAATCGTATAATTAACACCATGAAGATTGGAATACAACTGAATATAAAATTCAGGTGTTAACTTGGACAGTCCATAAGGTGACAACGGATAAAGCTTGGCACTTTCTTTTACAGGGAGTTCTTCTGGATAGCCATACACAGCTGCTGAAGAAGCATAGATGATTTTTTGTACGCCGGTTTTATAGCAACAATCCAAAATGTTGATCGTTCCGCTAATATTAATCGATGCGTCCTGTGAAGGATCAGCAACCGAATGCGCCACACTAATCTGTGCAGCATGATGTATTACAATCTGCGGATTAAAGTTCTCAAACACTTCCAATACGTGTTGACTGCGAATATCCACATTATAAAATATAGCCGCAGGATTAATGTTTTCTTGCTTTCCGGTGGACAAATTATCAACGATGCATACTTCATGTTGTTCAGTAATCAACCTGTCAACAATATGAGAAGCGATAAATCCAGCTCCTCCGGTCACTAGTACTCTCATACCTCTACCTTTCCAATACTGTGATTTTTATAATATAGTTCTTCCAATGTATCAATACTCGGCTCCCATCTCCATTCTTCTGCTGTCTTTCTGCCATTCGCGATCAGACGCTGTCTAAGCTCGGTATCTTCGATAAGCTTTTTAACAGCTTGCTTTGCGCCTTCGACATCCCCGATCTTCACGACCAGTGCGTTGTAGTTATCGACAATATACTCATCATGACCGGTCACATCTGCAACTACGCAGGTTCCTCCGCAAGCCATCATTTCCAGAGGTGGACCAAAAAATCCTTCAACCCGGCTCAGTTTAACGAGGATATCACAACTGGAGTAGATTTGATTCATCTGGCTCATTGGCACCTTTTCAAAGAATACGTCGCATTTCCATTCTTTTTTTGGTTTGCCCGCTGAACTTACACACCATACTTCACAATCCAGATCATTAATAGCATTAAAAGCATCTTCCATGCCTTTAAACGGAATATCAATTGGTCCTTCAAGCAGTACCCTTACTTTATCACCTTTTTTTGTAATTGGATCCGTTTGGAAAATAATATTCTCATCCAATCCGTTAGGTACATAGGTAGCGTTGTGGCCAAACTTTTCTTTGAGCCATTTTTGAATCCATTTGGCTTCGGTCATATATTCGTAATCAAATTTATAGGAATCCCATGCTTTTTGACTTTCAATGGATCCTGCAGGATAAAAGCGGCTCTCATCGGATTGAACAAAATATACTTTTCTCTTTGCAGGAATATAGGCGATGGTATAAGCAGTACTCCATCCTGTTGCAACAAGAATATCCAAATTGGCCGGTGCTTCATCAACTCCGATTATTTCAACTTTTTGATTTGGGAACCAATTAATTTCCCGATGATTATCCTCTGTAATAAGCAAAACATCATATCCACGATTTAACAAACGGTTGGCGTGCTGACACACTACTGCGATACCACCCGATATACCGCATCCAGGAATAAGATAGGCAATCTTAGGTTTCATCTCTATAATGTTTTTGTGCTCTTCCAGCATCAGATTAAACCAGCGATTATCATCGTCTTTGAACGAAAGTTCCAGGTTGTTACTGTGTAATCTAAGATTGGTCAACATCAAAGGAATTGATTTGAATTTATAGCCTTTATAAGCCATTCTAAGCCATAATTCATGATCCTCGCGATAACGCATTTTTGTTTTCAGTCCGCCTACCGCTCTGACAGCATCTAGTCTCAACATTACAGTACTTTGGCAAGGAACACACATTTTGAGCAATTCATCATATCCGCAATCCGGACTTAATACTTCCTGTCCATCCTTAATATCAATCATGCGCGATCCGTCCACAAGAGCTCGCCAGCCCCCATAAACGACATCTGCTTTAAATTCATTAATATAATTCAACGAAATCTCCAAGCGATTCAGCTCTGCAATATCATCGCTATCCTGAAAAGCCAGAAATTCTCCGCGTGCCTCACGAATGGCTTTGTTCCGTCCCCGTACCGCATTACCGCTGTTATTATAATATTTGAAAATTCGAACTTTCTCGTGATCTACATATTCATCCACAATTTTCAACGTTTCAGCCGGAGAACCATCACAAACGATGATCAATTCATAGTTCTGATACGTTTGATTCAAAATCGAATCGATGCTTTGTCGTAACACATCTGTTCGGTCATATACAGGAATAACCACACTGATTTGAGGAGTATCTCCAACTTCGTGCTCCACATCAATTTTAATGGGTATAGGAGCGGGAAGTGGCTGATTCCGATTTGTCATTTTTTTGATTACCCATTCTGGATTAGCTATGCCTTTTTTGACCCAGCCTCTATATTTTTTGATTTTGGTAATCAATTTCCAGGAACGAGAACTGTAGATCCTTTCCAGTTCCTTATCTTTTTCTCTTGTGAGTTCAAGCAAGTATTTTGTATTGTTTTCTTTTTGATCCAGCTGATTAAGAAATCCTTCTCTTTCAAATTCCAGATTTTGAATTTGAATGTCTTTGCTGGTTGCCATCTGTGTTAATTTAACAATATCGCGATTCAAAGCCGTTTCAGTCGTTTCCAGTTCAGACTTTAATTGGGCCCGCTGTTTCATTGCCTCTTCTCGTGCTTGCATCAAAGTTGCTTCAGTCTTTCCCAGTTCAGATTTTAATTGAGCCTGCTGCTTCACTGCCTCTTCTCGTTCTTGCATAAGTTTTGCTTGCTCGGCTTGCATCTCTGTCAGGCTTACATTTAATCTGACTTCATTTGCCTCATTGATTTTTTTAACTTCCAGTAAATACTTCAAGTTCTTCTCTTTCTGTACGATCTCTTTTCCAGCAAAAGTATATCCTTCTATGAGATACTCCATAATTCGCGGATCGATAGTAACGATACTATCTCTTTTTTGCTCGCCAAGTTTATACAGCTCAAAATACTGTTCTGCAATGGTTCTAATGTCGTGGAAATGAACAGCAAGTTCCAAATTGGCTTCAATAATCTCACGCGTGTAGAATTTTTGAATTAATTCTATAATTTGATCAGCTGTGTACTTTTCATTGTTTACTCTTCCAGAAAAATTCTTCTGACGAAAATCATAATAAGTATCAGGCGTTACAATACCGTCGCCACCATTATAATCAAACACAAGAGGAAGTCTTCCACAACTCATCGCTTCCAATATGCCACGTCCCAATGAAACAACCACATCAGAATTCAAAATTTCATCTTCCACGTCCCACACGTTGTTGTGTGATTGTCCAACAATGTTAAACTTCATACTTGCTTTGTTGGCTGCTTCTTCCAAAATCTCTTTAACATCAGGAGTATAACGATTAGACAACAATAAGATGGATTCGGGTTTTTCGTTGGTAGGAGTTCTAGGATGAAACCGGGTCTGATCGATTCCATTTCGGATAATAGATATTTGATCTTCTTGAATGTCCCAGTTTTGAATCAGATGTTGTTGTACTTCTTCACTGACCGCTACATACTTGACAATTGAGGGAATAAAAACTGGCTTCTCTTGCCATGGAATAATGCCATGCGAAGTGAATATCATAGGTACAGAGGGATATTTATAAAAAACGGAGATGGCTTCTGCACGATGCTGGGCATGGATAATGTCAACATTATCAGGTAAAGAAGCGATTTCATCTGTGACAAATACACCGATCTCGGTATATTTGTCCGCTAACTGACCAATTCGAGTGGAATAAAGAAAGATTTCATGATTATGTCGCAAAAATTCTTTGATGAGGCTGTAAGTGAAGGTTTCCGTCCCTCCACTGTATTGTAAATCATGAAGAGTAAATAAAATTCTCATTTGACCAGGCGCTCCTATCAAAATAAAGATTATATTCAAAGGTCTACAGGTTTATATAAAAAATCAAGGGGATAATAATGATCCCTATCTTGCAGAAAACCTTTATATTTTTTTAGCATAACTTCCAGTTCATTTTCAGGCCATGAATAGGAATAGGGTTGTCGGGTATATAAAAGCTCATGATTCACCAGCTTTACGTGACCGGAATGAATATTGACACGCAGGCAATAATCCACAATGGTCAAATCGGTAGCATAGGTTTCATCAAAATCTCCATAATATTTGTAGGCATCTTTTTTCAACAGGAACAATTCAGGACTGATTGCTGTAACATTTTGCGCAATTTTGAGTCGACCGAAATAACCGAAAAAGCTGGAATTGATATTATGATGCAGATTTATGACCCCTTTTTGGTTAACTGCAAGTCCATAACTGCTGATTTTATTTTTTTTGTTCAAAACTTTGGGAGCTATAACAACTGATTCGGTAGCAGCAGCTTCTGCAATTAAAATCTTATACCAATCAACAGCCAGAAAACGGATATCCGCATTCAAAACGACAATATAATCAGCAATGCTCGTTTGGAATAAACCATTTAATGCTTCAGCAACATTTTTATCACTGCAGTCATACACTTTATAGTATAAAGACTGCTCAGCAATGCTGTCTGCATCTTTATAAAAAGGAGTGAAATTCATCATTACTACATCAAGCTGTCGGTATTCGGAAGAGATATTCAGTCTGGCATAGTACTCTTCTATAGACTGCGTATTTCCCCAATTGCCCAGGCAAAACAGAGCCGCTGTCTGTATCTCATTTAAAACTGGAGTTATATTAAAAGCGCCATGAAATGCGCCTTCATTCACTGTCAATGATTCGTTTCGGTTTGACATATAATTCTGCAGGGCGTTTTTTCCTGCCTGCAGAGCGTAAGACTTGGCTGAATAGCTGGCAGCTGTGGAATTTTCGCTGATTCGCCAATGATACAAAACTTTTGGAATATGATGGATAAATTCTGCCCATTCAGTCAATCTTAAAATAAAATCGTAATCCTGGCTTCCATCGAATTGGCTATTAAATAGTCCCGTACTCTGAAGCAACGAAGCTTTAAAAACCAAAAAATGACAAATGTAATTATAACTTAGCAATGTATCCGGAGACCAGTCCGGTTTTTTGTGGACACTGATATGTTGCCCGGTATCACCGACTATTTTGTCTTCATCGGAATAAATGACGTCTGCACCATATCTGTTAATAGCATCAATGCATTCAAATAATGCATCTGGCGTCAACAAGTCGTCATGATCAAGCAACCCTATATATTCTCCCTTTGCCATTGCCATTGCACGATTAGTATTTTCCGAGATTCCATAATTAGTTTCCGAGCACGCGTAGACTATTTTATCACTTTTGGACATAAAATGGTTTATTACTTCCTCAACATCACCCTCTGTACTCCCACCATTAAATATGCACAATTCAAAATTGAAATAGGTCTGGTTTAGTACAGAGTCAATCATTTGTTCCAAAAACAGGGGATTGGTATTATAAACAGGAACGACAATACTGATTTTGGGTTGGGTGTCAAATATTTTATTTTTCTGCTCTTCAAGCTGCTGTTCAGCCAACGGTACAAAAGGAGGCTCTGAAAAAGATAGCCGAAACCATTTTTCATGAACCTTATTGATAAAGCTTTTTATTCCTTCATCGCGAACCAGATGAACTGCACGCATGATTGCTCGGAACTTATTAATCATAATTGTCCCCTACTTGTTTTTTATGAATCGCAATAATTCAAACAGTAAAATATTCAGAAAACTAAAGAAAAGACCGTTAATTATAATATCCATAATAGTAAATTGATTCTGGTAAATAAGTTTGCCTACCAGACTGCCTTCCTGGTGCTTCCCCGCGAATGACAGATTCCCGTCCGCCAGACTGGTATTGTCCTTCCAAAAGGTTACTGCTTGAGAACGATCGCTTGTATTGGAAGTTATCTTCAAAATATACATCTTGCCTTTTGAATCCTCAACAGGATCAAAGGAAAATTCGCTATATGCATTATCCTTGGCCTGAGCGTTATTGAATTTTGCCTGTCTTATTAATTGGTTGGTATCTGCTTCGTATAGAGATAACAGCGTTTCACTGTCATTTTGCCTGTTGAATGTAGAAAAAAACAGATCGACTTTAGTAAGACCATCCTGCTTGGCAGAAAAGGACTGTTCAATTACTTTGCCATCTGTAACTTCACCAAAGTTTACATTCAGATTTGTGCCCAGGTTGATCGTCTTGATCTTAGACACTTCCGATGCAAACAGATTGCTATTTTGTATAGCATATACCGAAGATACAAAAGCAAACGTGACGATTATTACAATAACATAGTGCAACATTCTTTTGATCATCATACACACCCAAACTCTCTAAATTATTCTGACTGGCGCCATATCACTCCAGTATCTCCCATTCATGCTTACATCTAAAAAATCCTTCCGCAACAGGCAATCCACGCAGATTTTTCTTGGGCAATACTCTAAATTCGGATATATAATCATTACGATCATACGGATACATAACCATTTCATCAGAGATATGAACGGAAATGAAATATCGTCCATCCAGAAAATCATTGTTCTCCACTTTGATTTTGAATACGGAATAAGGCTGCTCTAAGTTTATATCGTCGCGAACAGTATTAAATAGAGTGACAATGTCGCCTTGCTCATTATAAATGATCAATCCCACCCCGTATTTCAAGCCGGAGGCTCTGAAACCGAGTTCAATCGTGAATACAATATCTTCTCCGGTAACCATTACGTTTTTATTTATTTGAAAGTTTTTCACAAAAA from Paenibacillus sp. JNUCC-31 includes:
- a CDS encoding glycosyltransferase, with protein sequence MRILFTLHDLQYSGGTETFTYSLIKEFLRHNHEIFLYSTRIGQLADKYTEIGVFVTDEIASLPDNVDIIHAQHRAEAISVFYKYPSVPMIFTSHGIIPWQEKPVFIPSIVKYVAVSEEVQQHLIQNWDIQEDQISIIRNGIDQTRFHPRTPTNEKPESILLLSNRYTPDVKEILEEAANKASMKFNIVGQSHNNVWDVEDEILNSDVVVSLGRGILEAMSCGRLPLVFDYNGGDGIVTPDTYYDFRQKNFSGRVNNEKYTADQIIELIQKFYTREIIEANLELAVHFHDIRTIAEQYFELYKLGEQKRDSIVTIDPRIMEYLIEGYTFAGKEIVQKEKNLKYLLEVKKINEANEVRLNVSLTEMQAEQAKLMQEREEAVKQQAQLKSELGKTEATLMQAREEAMKQRAQLKSELETTETALNRDIVKLTQMATSKDIQIQNLEFEREGFLNQLDQKENNTKYLLELTREKDKELERIYSSRSWKLITKIKKYRGWVKKGIANPEWVIKKMTNRNQPLPAPIPIKIDVEHEVGDTPQISVVIPVYDRTDVLRQSIDSILNQTYQNYELIIVCDGSPAETLKIVDEYVDHEKVRIFKYYNNSGNAVRGRNKAIREARGEFLAFQDSDDIAELNRLEISLNYINEFKADVVYGGWRALVDGSRMIDIKDGQEVLSPDCGYDELLKMCVPCQSTVMLRLDAVRAVGGLKTKMRYREDHELWLRMAYKGYKFKSIPLMLTNLRLHSNNLELSFKDDDNRWFNLMLEEHKNIIEMKPKIAYLIPGCGISGGIAVVCQHANRLLNRGYDVLLITEDNHREINWFPNQKVEIIGVDEAPANLDILVATGWSTAYTIAYIPAKRKVYFVQSDESRFYPAGSIESQKAWDSYKFDYEYMTEAKWIQKWLKEKFGHNATYVPNGLDENIIFQTDPITKKGDKVRVLLEGPIDIPFKGMEDAFNAINDLDCEVWCVSSAGKPKKEWKCDVFFEKVPMSQMNQIYSSCDILVKLSRVEGFFGPPLEMMACGGTCVVADVTGHDEYIVDNYNALVVKIGDVEGAKQAVKKLIEDTELRQRLIANGRKTAEEWRWEPSIDTLEELYYKNHSIGKVEV
- a CDS encoding glycosyltransferase family 2 protein, giving the protein MINKFRAIMRAVHLVRDEGIKSFINKVHEKWFRLSFSEPPFVPLAEQQLEEQKNKIFDTQPKISIVVPVYNTNPLFLEQMIDSVLNQTYFNFELCIFNGGSTEGDVEEVINHFMSKSDKIVYACSETNYGISENTNRAMAMAKGEYIGLLDHDDLLTPDALFECIDAINRYGADVIYSDEDKIVGDTGQHISVHKKPDWSPDTLLSYNYICHFLVFKASLLQSTGLFNSQFDGSQDYDFILRLTEWAEFIHHIPKVLYHWRISENSTAASYSAKSYALQAGKNALQNYMSNRNESLTVNEGAFHGAFNITPVLNEIQTAALFCLGNWGNTQSIEEYYARLNISSEYRQLDVVMMNFTPFYKDADSIAEQSLYYKVYDCSDKNVAEALNGLFQTSIADYIVVLNADIRFLAVDWYKILIAEAAATESVVIAPKVLNKKNKISSYGLAVNQKGVINLHHNINSSFFGYFGRLKIAQNVTAISPELFLLKKDAYKYYGDFDETYATDLTIVDYCLRVNIHSGHVKLVNHELLYTRQPYSYSWPENELEVMLKKYKGFLQDRDHYYPLDFLYKPVDL